The genomic interval CAGCGTGCTGCTGATGCCGGCGCTCGCGGCGCGCAGCTTCGCCTGGCTGCCCGGCTCGCGCTACGTGCCGCTCCACATCGCCGCAGCGCAACTGCGCGGCGCACCGGGACGCGCCGCCATCAGCATGGGCGCGATCCTGGTGAGTTTCAGCCTGATGGCGGCGATGGCCATCATGGTGGGATCCTTCCGCCACTCGGTGGAGCGCTGGCTGGAAGAAATCCTGCCAGCCGACCTGTATGTGCGCGCCGCCCAGGTGGTGGAAAGCGCATTCATCGGCCCGGAAATACAGGCGCTCATCCTGCAGACGCCCGGCATCCGGCAGGTGGACTTCCTGCGCAGCAGCGACCTCCTGCTGCGGCCGGGTTTCGCGCCCGTGACCCTGGTCGCGCGCCCCATGGCAGGGCGGGACGTTCGCAGCATTTTGCCGTTCACCGAACTCGGCGCCCCACCTGTTCAGGGCGACCCACCACCGGTCTGGATATCGGAAGCGGTCGTCGATCTCTACGGCTACCGCGTCGGGCAGCACATCCAGCTCCCCATCGGCGGCGCGCAGATGCAGTTCACCGTGGCTGGAATCTGGCGCGACTATGCCCGCCAGTCCGGCGCCATCGTGATCGACCGCGCGCGCTACATCCGGCTCACGGGCGACCGGCGCGCCAGTTCTGCTTCGTTGTGGCTCGCACCCGGCGTATCCCCGGCAGCGGTTGCGGCAACGCTGCGGTCACGCATTCCGGGCGGGTCGCTGCTCGAAATCGCCGAGCCCGGCGAAATCCGCGTGCGGAGCCTGGAAGTGTTCGACCGCAGCTTCGCGGTCACCTACCTGCTGGAGGCGGTGGCGGTGCTGATCGGCCTGTTCGGCGTCAGCAGCGGTTTCGCCGCCGAGGCGCTGGCGCGCCGCAGCGAGTTCGGCATGCTGCGCCACATCGGCATGTCGCGCCGCCAGATCGGCGCCATGTTCGTGCTGGAAGGCGCCCTGGTCAGCACGCTGGGCGCGGCCGCCGGCCTGGCGCTGGGCTGGCTGCTCGGGCTCATCCTGATCCACGTGGTGAACCGCCAGTCCTTCCACTGGAGCATGGACCTGCACCCGCCCTGGGCTTTCCTGCTCGCACTGGCGGCGACGCTCGTTGCCGCCGCATCGCTCACCGCCATGGCCGCCGGACGGCGCGCGATGAGCGGCGATCCCGTGCATGCGGTGCGGGAGGACTGGTGATGCGCGCCCTGCTTCGGCTGCTGCTATTGACGGCACTCTGGCCGCTGCTGGGGTCGGCAGCGAACATCGACCTGGCGCGCGACGCCGGCAGCCACCCTGCCGCTCGCACCGAATGGTGGTATGTCACGGGCTGGCTGCGCACCGAAGAGGGCAATGCGCTCGGCTTCCAGGTCACGTTTTTTCGCAGCCGCACCACGGGAAACGATGCTAATCCCAGCCGTTTCGCTCCACGCCAGATCCTGTTCGCTCATGCTGCCATAAGCGACCCGCGCCTCGGCCATCTGCTCGGCGATCAGCGTGCGGCGCGGGCTGGTTTCGGGCTGGCCGAGGCACGGGAGGGAAAAACCGAAGTCTGGATCGACGACTGGTCGCTGCGCCAGGCTGACGACGGGGACGGCTATACGATCCGACTCCCGGCGCGGGAATTCAGCCTGGCCCTCGTACTGAAAACCACGCAAGCTCCCCTGTTGAACGGCCCCGGCGGTCTCAGCCGAAAAGCTGCCGAACCTGGCGCCACCAGCCACTATTACAGTCAGCCCCAACTGCTGGCCAAGGGCACCGTCGCACGCGACGGGAAAACCTCTCCCGTCACTGGCAGCGCCTGGCTGGACCACGAATGGTCGGACAGTTACCTGGAAGCGGATGCGGTCGGCTGGGACTGGGTCGGCCTCAACCTGGCCGACGGCGGCGCCCTGATGCTGTTCCGCATGCGCGACAGGAACGGCGGCACACGCTGGGCCGGCGGCAGCCATCGCAAGGCGGATGGGTCGGTGACCTTGTTCGAACCCGGCGACATCCGCTTCACGCCCCTGCGGCTGTGGCGCTCCCCGCGCAGCGGGACGAGCTACCCCGTTGCCTGGCATATCGACGCCAAGGGTCTTGAGTTCGACCTCGAGCCCATGATGGACGACCAGGAAAACGATGCCCGCGCCACGGCAGGAACGATCTACTGGGAGGGCGCAGTGCGAGCCCTTGCAACCGGCAGGGAAATCGCCCGCGGCTACCTGGAGCTGACCGGCTACTGGCTGCCGCTCAGGCTGTAACCGGCGAATGTGCCCTACCTCCCGAAATACAGTGCATTCACCCGGAGATTATGCAATTCCCCCCACAGCCGACATTGCAATTCCGGCTTAAAGTTTGAAGCATGTATTAGTGGGTTTTCTAACCGGAGCCATGCATGTCTCATTCGATCTTGCAGCGAAACGAGGCGCCACATATTGTCACCAGGAATTCGCTGGGCCGCGCCATCGAGCAAACTCTGCACCAGTGGGTGGATGCGATCAACGCCATCGCCAGTCCGATCTTCATCCATGACCAGGAATGCCGCATCGTGCGCGCCAACCGCGCCTACGCGGCGCGTGCCGGATTGAAGCCCGGCGAATTCGTCGGCAAGCCATACTGGGAGGTCTTCCCCAAGGGAAAGGGCCCGTTGCCCGGCTGCGTTCACGCTTACAAAGAACATCAGACCGATGAAGGCCGGGACGAAGTCGTTACCGCCGAGGGCAATATCTTCCTTTCAAATTCCTTCGTCATTCGCGACAAATTCGGTGAATACCTTCATTCCGTGCACGTCATGGAAGACATTACCGAACGTTACAGGGCTGAAGCGCAACAACGGATTGCCTCCCAGGTTTTCAATTCCACCGCCGAGAGCATCATGATCCTCGATGCCCGCATGTCGATCATCGATGTAAACCAGGCCTATACCGCCACAACCGGCTACTCCCTGACGGAAGTAGCCGGGCGCAAGCCGTGGCATATCGAGGCGATGGTGGACAAAACGCTATTCGACTCGGTCAGGAAAACACTGCGACTCTGTGATCACTGGCGCGGAGAAACACGCAAGCAGCGCAAGAACGGGGAAATCTACCCTGCCCTGCTGAATTTCAGCGTGGTGCGGGACGCGCGCGGCAGGTCCTGCCGTTATATCCTGATGTTCAACGACATCTCGGACCTCAAGGCAACCCAGGAACATTACGAATACCTGGCAAACCACGACCGCCTGACGGGGCTGCCCAACCGCAACCTGTTCTATGACCGCCTCCAGCACGGCCTGGACAAAGCCATGCGGAGCAAGGAAAAGCTGGCAGTGATGTTCATCGACCTGGACAACTTCAAGAACATCAACGACACCATGGGCCACGAAATGGGCGACCTGGTGCTATCGCAGACAGCCGAGCGCCTGCGCGCCTGCACGCGCAAGGAGGACACCATCGCACGGCTGGGTGGGGACGAATTCACCGTGCTGGCCGAGGATCTGCATGATCCGGTGGGCGTGGTTTCATCCACGGCAAGCCGGATCATCGAAATGCTGGCCCAGCCCTTTCATTTCGATGGCCAGGAAGCACAGGTGAGCGCCAGCGTGGGCATCGCCCTTTATCCCGACAACGGTCCGGACCTGCAAAACCTGCTCAAGAACGCGGATGCCGCCATGTACCAGGCCAAGCTGACGGGAAAGAACAATTACCAGTTTTTCACCGAGTACATGAACGTCAAGGCCAAGCAAAGAGTGCAAATGGACAGGGATTTACGCCATGCGCTGAAGAACGGCGAACTGTTTCTCGCCTACCAGCCGCAAATCGAGCTGGACTCGGGCCGCATCATCGGCGTGGAAGCCCTGTTGAGATGGCGCCATCCCCAACTGGGCCTGATACCCCCGCAGCAGTTCATCCCGGTGGCGGAATCCAGCGGGCTTATCCTTTCCCTCGGCGATTGGGTCATGAACGCGGCATGCAACCAGATCGCGGAATGGGAAAAGCGGGGAATGAACGGATTCCGCGTTGCGGTCAATCTATCCGCACGGCAGTTTCGCCATAATCATCTGGCGGAATCCATCCGCAACATCATCGCGGAAAAAAATGCCGATCCCACGCTTCTGGAAATCGAACTGACGGAAAGCGCCATGATGGACGACACCGAACAGGCCAGCCGGACCATGCATCAGCTGAAGGATATGGGAATCCACATTGCGGTCGACGATTTCGGCATGGGCTATTCCTCCCTCAATTACCTCAAGCGTTTTCCCATCGACTCCCTGAAAATCGACGGCAACTTCATCCGCGAAGTCGCCTCCAGCGAGGACGACGCCGCTATCGCAACGGCCATCATCACCATGGGACACAGCATGCAACTCAAGGTGATCGCCGAGGGCGTGGAAACGCAGGAACAGTTGGGGTTCCTGAGAGCGCGCGACTGCGACGCCGTGCAGGGTTTTTTTATGAGCCACCCCATGCGGGCGGAAAAGATGACCGCAATCCTCGGTGTCGATCCGGGGTGTTTTGCGGCTACGCGCGAAGATTGAAAATCAGGCATCTTGGCTTTGTCGCTTTGAACGCCTGTCGAGTTTTTTTACACCCAAGGAGCCAAACTCGGCATCACTCATCTAATCATATGATTTATTGTTGTTTATAACCAATGGCACAGTTATTGCAAAATACGCAATACCCGACCATTTTACTGGGAGTAATTATCATGATTAAGAAAATTATTGCCGTTGCTGGACTTGCGATGTTCAGCCAAATAACGAATGCGACGCCGATTTCCAATAGCGCAAGCGGGCTCGCATCACCTCTCTCAACCATTACATTCAACGAGCATGTGCTGGCCGCCGACGCAGCCGTGACAAATGAGTACTCTGACCTGGGCGTGATTTTCTCTCCGAATCTCTATTACTCGGCCCAAACGGGTTTTCCGAACATCGATGGCAATACCCTTACAAACTTCACTGATTCTGGTAGCGGCCCGAGTGTATTCCAGTTTTCGCTCAACTTCCTGGCCAGCCAGACCGATGCCGCTTTCGCGATGGTCTCGAATGGAAGCTCGTGGGACTTTGAAGCGCTGCTTGGTGGTGCCGTCGTTGA from Sulfurimicrobium lacus carries:
- a CDS encoding lipocalin-like domain-containing protein — encoded protein: MRALLRLLLLTALWPLLGSAANIDLARDAGSHPAARTEWWYVTGWLRTEEGNALGFQVTFFRSRTTGNDANPSRFAPRQILFAHAAISDPRLGHLLGDQRAARAGFGLAEAREGKTEVWIDDWSLRQADDGDGYTIRLPAREFSLALVLKTTQAPLLNGPGGLSRKAAEPGATSHYYSQPQLLAKGTVARDGKTSPVTGSAWLDHEWSDSYLEADAVGWDWVGLNLADGGALMLFRMRDRNGGTRWAGGSHRKADGSVTLFEPGDIRFTPLRLWRSPRSGTSYPVAWHIDAKGLEFDLEPMMDDQENDARATAGTIYWEGAVRALATGREIARGYLELTGYWLPLRL
- a CDS encoding PEP-CTERM sorting domain-containing protein, coding for MIKKIIAVAGLAMFSQITNATPISNSASGLASPLSTITFNEHVLAADAAVTNEYSDLGVIFSPNLYYSAQTGFPNIDGNTLTNFTDSGSGPSVFQFSLNFLASQTDAAFAMVSNGSSWDFEALLGGAVVETFSTLVDTSALDFFGFTGISFDEIRVTSSVEDFMILDNLQIGNAVPEPTSMALLGLGLAALVVARRRVKWA
- a CDS encoding sensor domain-containing protein, with the protein product MSHSILQRNEAPHIVTRNSLGRAIEQTLHQWVDAINAIASPIFIHDQECRIVRANRAYAARAGLKPGEFVGKPYWEVFPKGKGPLPGCVHAYKEHQTDEGRDEVVTAEGNIFLSNSFVIRDKFGEYLHSVHVMEDITERYRAEAQQRIASQVFNSTAESIMILDARMSIIDVNQAYTATTGYSLTEVAGRKPWHIEAMVDKTLFDSVRKTLRLCDHWRGETRKQRKNGEIYPALLNFSVVRDARGRSCRYILMFNDISDLKATQEHYEYLANHDRLTGLPNRNLFYDRLQHGLDKAMRSKEKLAVMFIDLDNFKNINDTMGHEMGDLVLSQTAERLRACTRKEDTIARLGGDEFTVLAEDLHDPVGVVSSTASRIIEMLAQPFHFDGQEAQVSASVGIALYPDNGPDLQNLLKNADAAMYQAKLTGKNNYQFFTEYMNVKAKQRVQMDRDLRHALKNGELFLAYQPQIELDSGRIIGVEALLRWRHPQLGLIPPQQFIPVAESSGLILSLGDWVMNAACNQIAEWEKRGMNGFRVAVNLSARQFRHNHLAESIRNIIAEKNADPTLLEIELTESAMMDDTEQASRTMHQLKDMGIHIAVDDFGMGYSSLNYLKRFPIDSLKIDGNFIREVASSEDDAAIATAIITMGHSMQLKVIAEGVETQEQLGFLRARDCDAVQGFFMSHPMRAEKMTAILGVDPGCFAATRED